One window of the Wolbachia endosymbiont of Ctenocephalides felis wCfeJ genome contains the following:
- a CDS encoding SDR family oxidoreductase yields the protein MGKLEGKIALINGASGGIGSAVAKRFVREGAYVILISRSIDHLKPLYNEIEELEEFKEGSVKLIQLDLLDFENVQILANMIESLKLSESGALDILVACTGILGKLSPVHECELEELQNIMNTNFTANWYLLKNLDPVLKKSNSGRVVFMTSEVTLSPSSYPYWAPYAASKAALEIIVKIYASETKHTKLCVNAVYPEGPVDSEMYKQAFPGKDTPELVLPDKLTDKFVELTSEDCDISGQVLPLSKSLE from the coding sequence ATGGGCAAATTAGAAGGCAAGATAGCTTTAATTAACGGAGCTTCAGGTGGAATAGGATCTGCAGTTGCAAAAAGGTTTGTCAGGGAAGGTGCATATGTAATTTTAATTTCGAGGTCTATCGATCATCTCAAACCACTGTATAATGAAATTGAAGAGCTTGAAGAATTCAAAGAAGGCTCTGTAAAGCTAATTCAGCTTGATCTTTTAGACTTTGAAAATGTGCAGATACTAGCAAATATGATAGAGAGTCTGAAATTATCAGAATCTGGAGCACTTGATATATTAGTTGCTTGTACTGGAATTTTAGGTAAGTTAAGTCCTGTTCACGAGTGCGAGCTTGAAGAGCTGCAGAATATAATGAATACAAATTTTACTGCCAATTGGTACTTGCTAAAAAACTTAGACCCAGTACTAAAAAAATCTAATTCTGGAAGGGTGGTATTTATGACTTCAGAAGTGACACTTTCTCCATCTTCTTATCCTTATTGGGCACCCTATGCTGCCAGTAAAGCCGCACTAGAAATCATAGTCAAGATATATGCATCTGAGACAAAACATACGAAACTGTGTGTAAATGCTGTGTATCCAGAAGGACCTGTTGACAGCGAAATGTATAAGCAAGCCTTTCCTGGAAAGGATACACCTGAACTAGTACTGCCTGATAAACTAACAGATAAATTTGTAGAACTGACTTCTGAAGACTGTGACATATCAGGACAAGTTTTACCCCTCAGTAAATCCCTTGAGTAA
- the polA gene encoding DNA polymerase I, whose protein sequence is MKEKTFTIIDGYGFLFRAYYVLHHLTTTTGIPIGGVYGFLKMVLKYIVHSDYLTIAFDSGKKNFRHTLYSEYKANRVTPPEDLIPQFAILREAVEAFSLSYEEIEGYEADDIIATLAAKYANQQDFKVVIASSDKDLFQLLNYNVLIFDPIKDMYIDEKQVVEKFGVNSDKLLDLFSLTGDTSDNIPGVPGIGPKTAAKLLDEFGSLNNILENINNIEQTRVRNILTEHKEKALISRKLLSLCEKVDLQHDIEKYEVHPPNMEKLLGFLKKYEFNSLIGKVEQLFSYSKSSKKKKTEYNSEELEKFLEHCRYEGKIAIYCHFEDDVISKISLSYSKDSIFYISQDYLQNAVIAINSTLLSNGVLKVIHDVRKVREIFPAIEKVLGSVDDLMTMSYSLDTGKHDHSISNIIAHNLSGDVGTFSAKTLIAVHEKLTQRLFQEKLFTIYERFDKPLTEVILNMEKNGILLNIQKLQELSGKFQQLLAVLEDDIHNLAGERFNIASPKQLSDVLFNKMGLNKKKKLKSGSYSTNSEVLEELGMEGVEIASKILDWRHLSKLKGTYTDALVKRVDPIDGRVHTNFSTTATGRLSSSNPNLQNIPIRSEEGNFIRQAFIAPKGYKIISADYSQIELRLLAHIANVAAFKEAFANGQDVHNITARQVFGVQEGIEVDRQLRQKAKSINFGIIYGISPFGLARRFKITIEEAAEYINYYFSCYPEIKIYMEKAMSIARQHGYVETLFGRRCFVKDIHNTITYLRQFAERAAINAPVQGTAADIIKRAMIQLYDQLKGGKIILQVHDELLVEVEDDKVQETAKLVKDIMENAVKISIPFEVEVKISDNWGTTV, encoded by the coding sequence ATGAAAGAAAAAACTTTCACAATCATTGATGGTTACGGCTTTCTTTTTAGAGCTTATTATGTTTTGCATCACTTAACTACCACAACTGGTATACCAATAGGTGGTGTGTATGGCTTTCTAAAAATGGTTCTTAAGTACATTGTCCATTCAGATTACTTGACCATAGCATTTGACTCCGGTAAAAAAAATTTCAGACACACTTTGTATTCTGAATACAAAGCAAACAGAGTAACACCCCCTGAGGATTTAATTCCACAGTTTGCAATACTGAGAGAAGCGGTGGAAGCTTTTAGTCTGAGCTATGAAGAAATTGAAGGCTATGAAGCAGATGACATAATTGCAACACTAGCCGCAAAATACGCCAACCAGCAAGACTTTAAAGTGGTAATAGCTTCGTCAGATAAAGATTTGTTTCAACTCTTAAATTACAACGTTTTAATATTTGATCCTATTAAAGATATGTATATAGATGAGAAACAAGTAGTGGAAAAATTTGGTGTAAATTCAGACAAACTTCTTGATTTGTTTTCCCTAACTGGTGATACATCTGACAATATTCCAGGTGTTCCAGGAATAGGCCCAAAAACTGCAGCTAAGTTGCTAGATGAATTTGGTTCGTTGAATAATATTCTGGAAAACATTAATAATATCGAGCAAACAAGGGTACGTAACATTCTCACCGAACATAAAGAAAAAGCGTTAATTTCAAGAAAACTTTTATCACTATGCGAAAAAGTAGACCTTCAGCACGATATTGAAAAATATGAAGTCCATCCTCCAAATATGGAGAAGTTGTTAGGTTTTTTAAAGAAATATGAGTTTAATTCCTTGATAGGCAAAGTAGAACAGCTTTTTTCTTATAGTAAATCTAGCAAAAAAAAAAAGACAGAATATAATAGTGAAGAATTAGAAAAATTTTTAGAGCACTGTAGATACGAAGGCAAAATTGCAATCTATTGCCATTTTGAAGACGACGTAATCAGCAAAATATCCTTGTCTTACAGTAAAGATAGTATTTTCTATATAAGTCAAGACTACCTACAAAATGCAGTTATTGCGATTAACTCAACTCTTCTTTCAAATGGAGTGCTTAAAGTAATACATGATGTTAGAAAGGTAAGAGAAATATTTCCTGCAATAGAAAAAGTATTGGGCTCAGTTGATGATTTGATGACAATGTCATATAGCCTTGATACAGGAAAGCATGACCATAGCATTTCAAACATAATTGCACATAATTTGAGCGGAGATGTGGGAACCTTCTCAGCAAAAACCTTGATAGCGGTCCATGAAAAACTAACACAAAGATTGTTTCAAGAAAAGCTTTTTACAATTTACGAGCGTTTTGATAAGCCGCTTACGGAGGTAATACTCAACATGGAAAAAAATGGAATATTGCTAAATATTCAAAAACTGCAGGAATTGTCTGGTAAGTTTCAACAGTTACTCGCTGTGCTTGAGGATGATATACATAATTTAGCGGGGGAGAGATTTAATATTGCTTCGCCAAAACAATTAAGTGATGTTTTATTTAATAAAATGGGGCTTAATAAGAAGAAAAAGTTAAAATCTGGATCTTATAGCACAAACTCTGAAGTACTAGAGGAGCTTGGAATGGAGGGGGTTGAAATTGCTAGTAAGATTTTAGATTGGCGACACTTAAGCAAGCTGAAAGGTACCTACACTGACGCACTAGTAAAGCGGGTTGACCCTATTGATGGTAGAGTGCATACAAACTTCTCAACAACTGCAACGGGTAGGCTCAGCTCCAGTAATCCTAATCTGCAGAATATTCCTATCAGGAGTGAGGAAGGAAACTTTATCAGACAAGCATTTATTGCACCAAAAGGATATAAGATAATTTCTGCCGATTATTCACAAATAGAATTGAGACTTTTGGCACATATTGCAAATGTTGCAGCATTCAAAGAAGCCTTTGCAAATGGGCAAGATGTTCATAATATCACTGCAAGACAGGTTTTCGGGGTGCAAGAAGGTATAGAGGTAGATAGACAGCTAAGACAAAAAGCAAAATCTATTAATTTTGGAATTATATATGGCATTAGTCCGTTTGGCCTTGCAAGGAGGTTTAAAATTACCATTGAGGAGGCTGCTGAATACATTAATTATTATTTCTCCTGTTACCCGGAAATAAAGATCTATATGGAAAAAGCAATGTCTATTGCGAGACAGCATGGTTATGTAGAAACTCTGTTTGGTCGAAGATGCTTTGTCAAAGACATACACAATACAATCACTTACCTAAGACAATTTGCAGAAAGAGCAGCAATAAACGCACCCGTGCAAGGAACTGCCGCTGATATAATAAAACGTGCAATGATCCAACTTTATGATCAGTTAAAGGGAGGTAAAATAATCCTTCAAGTTCATGATGAACTACTGGTTGAGGTAGAGGATGATAAGGTACAAGAAACAGCAAAACTTGTGAAGGATATAATGGAAAATGCAGTGAAGATTTCTATACCGTTTGAAGTTGAGGTAAAAATTAGTGACAACTGGGGCACAACCGTATGA
- the hslU gene encoding ATP-dependent protease ATPase subunit HslU — MTLSEGQSCDSNTHNKKNDLCKDTKSSCDSNNKNARANNSTQVLLDDLPPQKIVKELDRFIIGQNDAKRAVAIALRNRWRRNKVPLPLRDEIIPKNILMIGHTGVGKTEIARRLAKLAGAPFIKVEATKFTEIGYVGRDVDSIIRDLVDAAMVLVKEKARKALAKKALDLAEKTIVDSMVGESASEESKKIFRERLRNKEFENGEVSINVRESKGVLPAFDIPGMPGGQVGIVNVTELMGKMFNGGKKTKTITVKVKEAREILINEESERLMDENKIIKKAIDLVTNEGIVFLDEIDKIAARTEVKGEVNREGVQRDLLPLLEGTTVSTKYGHVKTDHILFIASGAFHLSKPSDLLPELQGRLPIRVELKALTQEDLIRILKEPESSLLKQYIALMKTENVILEFTNDGIETIAEIAFTVNREVENIGARRLHTVMEKLLDEISFIASENSGEKFVIDGKYVKDKLQSISKQLDLSKFIL; from the coding sequence ATGACTCTTTCAGAAGGGCAGTCTTGTGATAGTAACACTCACAATAAGAAAAATGATCTCTGCAAAGATACTAAGAGCAGTTGTGATTCAAATAACAAAAATGCTCGGGCTAATAACAGTACACAAGTTTTATTAGATGATCTGCCGCCACAAAAGATAGTTAAGGAGCTAGATAGGTTCATAATTGGACAGAATGATGCAAAGCGTGCTGTTGCTATTGCACTCAGAAACCGTTGGCGCCGTAACAAAGTTCCCCTTCCTTTACGTGACGAAATTATACCTAAAAATATACTGATGATTGGTCATACAGGGGTTGGTAAAACTGAAATAGCTCGTCGCTTAGCAAAGCTTGCAGGTGCACCATTCATCAAAGTTGAGGCAACAAAATTCACTGAAATAGGATATGTTGGACGTGATGTTGACTCGATAATACGCGATTTAGTTGATGCAGCAATGGTTTTGGTTAAAGAGAAAGCACGTAAAGCCTTAGCTAAAAAAGCCTTAGATTTAGCCGAAAAGACAATAGTCGATTCTATGGTTGGTGAGAGTGCAAGCGAAGAGAGTAAAAAGATTTTCAGAGAAAGATTGAGAAATAAAGAATTTGAAAACGGGGAAGTTTCCATTAATGTCAGAGAAAGCAAGGGCGTGTTACCAGCTTTTGATATACCAGGTATGCCAGGCGGGCAAGTTGGTATAGTAAATGTAACAGAACTAATGGGCAAAATGTTCAATGGAGGTAAAAAAACAAAAACTATTACGGTTAAGGTAAAAGAAGCTCGAGAAATATTGATTAATGAGGAAAGTGAAAGATTAATGGATGAGAATAAGATAATCAAAAAAGCCATTGATCTTGTCACTAATGAAGGCATAGTGTTTTTGGATGAAATAGATAAAATAGCAGCACGTACAGAGGTAAAAGGTGAAGTAAATAGAGAAGGGGTACAACGTGATTTATTACCACTACTTGAAGGAACAACTGTTTCAACTAAGTACGGCCATGTCAAAACAGATCATATATTATTTATTGCATCTGGTGCTTTTCACCTATCTAAACCGTCTGACCTTTTGCCGGAATTACAGGGTAGATTACCGATCAGAGTAGAACTTAAGGCACTTACTCAAGAGGACTTAATAAGAATATTAAAAGAACCTGAGTCTAGCTTGTTAAAGCAATACATAGCTTTAATGAAAACAGAAAATGTGATACTTGAGTTTACCAACGATGGTATCGAAACCATAGCTGAAATCGCATTTACAGTTAATAGAGAAGTAGAAAATATAGGCGCAAGAAGGCTTCATACTGTAATGGAGAAGCTTTTAGATGAAATAAGTTTTATAGCTTCCGAGAACAGTGGTGAAAAATTTGTTATAGATGGCAAATATGTGAAAGATAAGCTTCAATCGATCTCAAAGCAGCTAGATTTATCTAAGTTTATACTTTAA
- the hslV gene encoding ATP-dependent protease subunit HslV, whose translation MIRHDNDKIYGTTILSIRRGKNVVVVGDGQVSLGHTVIKSGAKKVRRLSGDSVIAGFAGATADAFTLFERLESKLDKHPGQLMRACVELAKDWRMDKYLRKLEAMMIVADKSISLVITGTGDVLEPEDGIAAIGSGGNFALSAARALIDVEGISIEEVARRAMKIAADICVYTNHNVVIEKIEG comes from the coding sequence ATGATTCGACATGATAACGATAAGATATATGGAACTACCATACTGTCAATCAGAAGAGGTAAAAATGTAGTAGTAGTAGGTGATGGACAGGTTTCACTGGGCCACACTGTTATAAAATCCGGGGCAAAGAAAGTCAGGCGTCTTTCTGGTGACTCTGTAATTGCTGGCTTCGCTGGAGCAACAGCTGATGCATTTACTCTCTTTGAGAGACTGGAATCAAAGCTTGACAAACATCCTGGACAATTAATGAGGGCATGTGTTGAACTTGCAAAAGATTGGAGAATGGATAAATATTTAAGAAAGCTGGAAGCTATGATGATAGTTGCAGATAAATCTATCTCATTGGTTATTACAGGGACAGGGGACGTTCTTGAACCTGAGGATGGGATTGCAGCTATTGGTTCTGGTGGAAATTTTGCTCTATCTGCAGCAAGAGCTCTGATTGATGTTGAGGGAATATCAATAGAGGAAGTTGCAAGAAGAGCTATGAAAATAGCAGCTGATATATGTGTTTATACAAATCATAATGTAGTTATTGAAAAGATAGAGGGATAA
- the gshA gene encoding glutamate--cysteine ligase: MQNIIHPNLEKNINDWFETKFNGFTLPFYSSVDLRNSGYKIAPIDANLFPAGFNNLSELSKTTAAKLVRSYFEKKRYKKILVIPENYTRNKIYIENVFAIEKILQLAGFETKTGLFHNEAYNSIEPYETVVKENSLLKTTSGFVPDVIVLNRDMTSHIPSVLENVKQEIVPSPLYGWHSRQKFKHFEIYQELASEFCSEFEIDPWLISVFTKSCNEVNFSDHSSRETVATKVNQVLSLIHKKYEEYEIKTQPYVFIKASNGTYGMGIITATSGDEILNLNKKKRHKMKKVKEGIKINSVIVQEGIPTIDVFERSPAEPLIYYIGNTPTCYLYRCNSRKTIYSSLNATDCEFHDISQVIENKTLSLWNVVSKLAVLALAVEMRSFHI, encoded by the coding sequence ATGCAAAATATAATTCATCCAAATTTGGAAAAAAATATAAATGATTGGTTTGAGACAAAATTTAACGGTTTTACGTTGCCGTTTTATAGCTCTGTAGATCTCAGAAATTCTGGTTATAAAATTGCCCCAATAGACGCCAATTTGTTTCCTGCAGGGTTCAATAATTTAAGTGAGTTATCAAAAACAACAGCAGCAAAACTGGTACGAAGCTACTTTGAAAAAAAACGATATAAAAAAATTCTTGTAATACCGGAGAACTATACACGAAATAAAATATACATAGAAAACGTATTTGCCATAGAAAAAATATTGCAATTAGCGGGTTTTGAAACTAAAACCGGCCTATTTCATAACGAAGCATACAATTCAATAGAGCCATATGAAACTGTTGTGAAAGAAAACTCTCTGCTGAAGACAACTTCAGGATTCGTACCCGATGTTATTGTGCTGAACCGGGATATGACAAGCCACATTCCAAGTGTGCTAGAAAATGTAAAACAAGAGATAGTACCAAGTCCACTATATGGTTGGCACAGTAGGCAGAAGTTTAAACATTTTGAAATCTATCAAGAGCTAGCGTCCGAATTTTGTAGCGAATTTGAAATAGACCCATGGCTTATTTCTGTATTTACAAAAAGCTGTAACGAGGTTAATTTTAGTGACCACTCATCGCGGGAAACAGTGGCAACTAAGGTTAACCAAGTGTTGTCCCTCATACACAAAAAATACGAAGAATATGAAATCAAAACACAACCTTATGTTTTTATCAAAGCAAGTAATGGAACATATGGAATGGGTATTATAACAGCAACAAGCGGAGATGAAATATTAAACCTCAATAAAAAAAAGCGCCATAAGATGAAAAAAGTAAAGGAAGGAATAAAAATCAATAGTGTCATTGTACAAGAAGGTATACCAACTATCGATGTATTTGAACGCAGTCCTGCAGAGCCGCTAATATACTATATCGGAAATACACCGACATGCTATTTATATCGCTGTAATAGTAGAAAAACCATATATTCCAGCTTGAATGCCACTGACTGTGAATTTCATGATATTAGCCAAGTCATAGAAAATAAAACCCTGTCACTCTGGAATGTGGTTAGCAAGTTAGCAGTGCTAGCATTGGCGGTAGAAATGAGGTCTTTTCATATCTAA